The Mycolicibacterium monacense genome contains the following window.
TCGGCGGGGTGCGTCTCCGGCGGACCGGATAGCCGACTGCACTGGATCCTGCGCTCCGGCGGGCCTCCGAACCGTGGTGGCCTGTCGGTGTGCAAGACACTACACCTAGTGGCCGACATCGCGGACAGATACAAGATGTTCTGAACAACATTCATGGAATTCCCAGGTCGTAAGCTCCGGTGGACCATTCCGTCCGGCGTGTCGCCACGCCGGACGGAGGGTGTGTCGCTATATATGGACAGGTCTACCACCGGGCACCGACAGCCGGCCCGGGGCCGAAGCCGTGCGGAGGCGCTCAGCAAACGCCGCGCGGGCGCTGAGCTGGCCCGTCATCCGCCCAGCAGCGGACTCACCCGACGGTGGCGCCCACGGAGGCGACGAGCTTCCCGATCACGTCACCCAGCGCCACGACGAGCTCGGCGTTCTCGCGGGGGTGCGCACCCTCGAGCGATGCGCTCGGCACCGACAACTCGAGATCGTCGATCACCCGCGCACCCGCGATGCCGAAGGACTTGCGCGACTCATCGTGGGCCCACTTGCCGCCGTAGCGGCCGAGCGCCGCACCCACCACCGCGAGCGGCTTGTCCTTGAGCGCGCCGTCGCCCCAGGGTCGCGACAGCCAGTCGATCGCGTTCTTGAGCACCGCGGGAATGCTGCCGTTGTACTCCGGGGTGATCACCAACGCCGCATCGGCCGCGCCGGCCGCGGCGCGAAGTGCGCGCACCGGCTCCGGTACCAGGTTCTCGTCGATGTTGTTGTCGAGATCCTCGTTGTAGAAGGGCAGCTCTCC
Protein-coding sequences here:
- a CDS encoding NAD(P)H-dependent oxidoreductase; amino-acid sequence: MSDVNVLVLLGSLRKASVNRQLAEVAVDSAPEGVTLRLFDRLGELPFYNEDLDNNIDENLVPEPVRALRAAAGAADAALVITPEYNGSIPAVLKNAIDWLSRPWGDGALKDKPLAVVGAALGRYGGKWAHDESRKSFGIAGARVIDDLELSVPSASLEGAHPRENAELVVALGDVIGKLVASVGATVG